A region from the Lentimonas sp. CC4 genome encodes:
- a CDS encoding efflux RND transporter periplasmic adaptor subunit codes for MVCLIAGCRQEEPKVVEPLEVVVAPVEQRSVPIYGRYIATMLPSLDVEVRARVSGFLGEMSFNEGSLVQEGDVLYRIDDRPYQANLERVRAQLQRSEAALAKAQRDVARLRPLYEQDAASQLDFDNAIAAQEQAEADVAESQANLVDAELKLEYTEVRAPISGLIGASNVDIGALVGSEGESLLCTIKRIDPMFVEFHMSDLDYLNARRSKQTYLERRKAETSGKSVEGFVNITLPDKTDYNYLGDISFTDPQVNSDTGTFTVRAVVPNPDRVLLPGQYTRVRLRLDTIPNALLVDEKAIQIEQGGSFAMVAMSDNTVERRFLVVGTRFDGSVVVDSGLEAGELIIVEGMHKVDHGDLIVPLTVEAFQARLRAEEAAMDELESNESE; via the coding sequence ATGGTTTGTCTTATCGCGGGCTGTCGCCAAGAAGAGCCAAAAGTAGTCGAGCCGTTGGAGGTGGTCGTCGCGCCAGTGGAGCAGCGCTCTGTTCCGATCTATGGCAGATACATTGCGACCATGCTGCCGTCTTTGGATGTTGAGGTGCGAGCGCGTGTTAGCGGCTTTCTCGGGGAAATGTCATTTAATGAAGGCTCTTTGGTGCAGGAAGGTGATGTGCTCTATCGAATCGATGATCGTCCTTATCAGGCAAATCTTGAGCGAGTGCGTGCGCAGTTGCAGCGTTCCGAGGCGGCTCTGGCGAAGGCTCAACGCGATGTTGCGCGATTGCGCCCGCTCTATGAACAGGATGCAGCGAGCCAGTTAGATTTTGATAATGCCATTGCGGCACAAGAGCAGGCGGAAGCCGATGTGGCAGAGAGTCAGGCGAACTTGGTCGATGCTGAATTGAAGTTGGAATACACTGAAGTGCGCGCGCCCATTTCCGGTTTGATCGGTGCTTCGAACGTCGATATTGGTGCTTTGGTTGGTTCCGAGGGAGAGTCGCTGCTCTGCACGATTAAGCGAATTGATCCCATGTTTGTTGAATTCCATATGTCGGATTTAGACTATTTGAATGCACGGCGTAGTAAGCAGACATACCTTGAACGCCGGAAAGCCGAGACCTCAGGTAAGTCCGTTGAGGGCTTTGTAAATATCACGCTACCGGATAAGACAGATTATAATTACCTCGGGGATATCAGTTTTACTGATCCTCAAGTGAATTCGGATACTGGCACGTTCACTGTGCGTGCCGTGGTGCCTAATCCGGATCGAGTCTTATTGCCCGGGCAATATACGCGCGTGCGTTTGCGATTGGATACGATTCCGAATGCGTTGTTGGTCGATGAGAAGGCGATTCAGATCGAACAGGGCGGGAGCTTTGCGATGGTTGCCATGTCTGATAACACGGTCGAGCGCCGCTTCCTCGTGGTTGGAACACGATTTGATGGCAGTGTGGTGGTTGATTCAGGCTTAGAGGCGGGGGAGCTTATCATTGTCGAGGGGATGCACAAAGTGGATCATGGTGATTTGATCGTGCCTCTGACGGTTGAGGCATTTCAGGCTCGATTGAGAGCAGAAGAGGCCGCAATGGATGAATTGGAATCAAACGAGAGCGAGTAA
- a CDS encoding efflux RND transporter permease subunit: MISRIFIGRPIFASVISIVIMLVGVISMFILPIDQYPYITPPGVKVSASFSGASADTAADSVAIPLEQALNGVPDMLYMSSSSNKSGSSTVKITFEVGTDSDLATVNVQNYAKDADSSLPADVMQDGVSIEKEAAIELIKIALTSDDPKYDDVYLSNFLSINISDSIRRIPGVGRTRNTGARSYAMRVWLQPDRMAGYGLTTLDVKDAIREQNTEAAAGTLGAQPGNSDLTFPIRTLGRLSTAEEFGEIIIRANQDGSMIRLRDLARVELGAKAYKLETKLNGKNAAILQIYMLPGANALEVAEQVKLTMADLSKGFPDGIDWDVWFDASTFIKEAVKEVAVSLVIALVLVVFVVYIFLQDWRSTLIPITAVPVSIIGTFTALAVLGFSLNTVNLLALVLAIGIVVDDAIVLVENVERLMAEAGLSAAKATARAMEELTGALIATSLVLAAVFVPVSFLPGITGIMYREFALSITVSVIISTIVALTLSPALCALLLRPKDTESKPNPVFGLVNRFLDYWGAHYTNAVRSIVKRSKLSYCFFALLIALSAVLFREVPASFMPDEDQGRFFVDLELADGSTVARSKAIVDRAARLVKTHPAVDYVFSLAGESKRSGGNEGSGTLEVVLKDWEQRAEAGYTVEQVIAELSPQLESFVEVSVRTFTPPAIAGLGTGSGVEMELQDRSGTNAEGLAAMAEALIDVVEKNPAVEEISSSIKSEVPLLELSVDRSRAKALGVPLKDIYSTMNDYTGSSSVNDLNLFGRVYRVYMQAESEYRDRVESLDLYHVRSASGAMVPINVVSDLAYSTGPASVDRYNMYQSASISAVPAKGYSTGNVLDAIEAGMEEVQTPGFGYEWTGVTLQEVKSSGQTVIAVALALTFVFLFLSALYESWTVPMAVLLIAPIAFCGALVAVWLRGLDNNLFFQIALISLIGLAAKNSILIVEFSYDLYQKGRDPVDAAIEGARLRFRPILMTAFAFIVGVLPLVLSQGPGSMARKSLSTPSFGGMIFASTIGILLVPLFFVSVIRLSEWMRGGRLKPVGADSAVEEEEVSNEV, encoded by the coding sequence ATGATATCCAGAATCTTTATTGGACGTCCGATTTTCGCATCGGTGATTTCGATCGTGATCATGCTCGTGGGCGTGATTTCGATGTTTATTCTGCCGATTGATCAATATCCTTACATTACGCCGCCCGGCGTAAAGGTCTCTGCTTCTTTTTCCGGTGCATCTGCAGATACGGCGGCTGATTCTGTCGCGATTCCTTTAGAGCAGGCATTGAACGGGGTGCCTGACATGCTCTACATGAGTTCGAGCAGCAATAAAAGTGGTAGCTCGACGGTGAAGATTACTTTTGAGGTCGGCACGGACTCGGATCTGGCGACCGTGAATGTGCAGAATTATGCGAAAGATGCGGATAGTAGTCTGCCGGCTGATGTGATGCAAGATGGCGTGAGCATCGAGAAAGAGGCCGCGATTGAGCTGATCAAAATCGCGCTCACTTCGGACGATCCAAAATATGACGATGTCTACCTGAGTAACTTCTTGAGTATCAATATTTCCGATTCGATACGCCGCATTCCTGGTGTGGGACGGACGCGAAATACCGGTGCGCGTAGCTATGCGATGCGCGTGTGGTTACAGCCAGATCGAATGGCTGGGTATGGGCTTACGACTTTGGATGTGAAGGATGCGATTCGTGAGCAAAATACCGAAGCGGCTGCAGGCACCTTGGGAGCTCAACCAGGTAATTCGGATTTGACGTTTCCGATTCGCACCCTGGGGCGTTTGTCCACCGCTGAAGAGTTTGGTGAGATTATCATTCGCGCGAATCAGGATGGTTCCATGATCCGTTTGCGTGACTTGGCGAGAGTCGAACTCGGAGCGAAGGCCTATAAGCTAGAGACGAAATTAAATGGGAAAAATGCGGCGATTTTGCAGATCTATATGTTGCCCGGTGCCAATGCGCTTGAAGTCGCGGAGCAGGTAAAGCTGACGATGGCGGATCTGTCTAAAGGCTTCCCGGATGGAATTGACTGGGATGTTTGGTTTGATGCGTCGACTTTTATTAAGGAGGCAGTGAAGGAGGTCGCGGTTTCTTTGGTCATCGCGCTGGTTCTGGTGGTTTTTGTCGTCTATATTTTCCTTCAGGACTGGCGTTCGACTTTGATTCCAATCACGGCCGTTCCTGTTTCGATCATTGGCACATTCACTGCACTTGCGGTATTAGGGTTTAGTCTCAATACGGTGAATCTATTGGCCTTGGTGCTGGCGATTGGGATCGTGGTGGATGATGCGATTGTGCTGGTGGAAAATGTCGAGCGACTGATGGCAGAAGCCGGCTTGAGTGCGGCAAAGGCGACTGCACGCGCGATGGAGGAGTTGACTGGTGCATTGATTGCGACGTCCTTGGTATTGGCTGCCGTATTTGTGCCCGTGTCGTTTTTACCTGGGATTACAGGCATCATGTATCGTGAATTTGCGCTCTCGATCACGGTGTCCGTAATTATTTCGACAATCGTGGCACTGACTTTGAGCCCCGCTTTATGTGCTTTGCTTCTGAGACCCAAAGATACCGAGTCTAAGCCGAACCCCGTGTTTGGCTTGGTGAATCGATTTTTAGATTATTGGGGCGCGCACTATACCAATGCGGTGAGGTCGATCGTTAAACGCTCGAAGTTGTCTTACTGCTTTTTTGCGCTGCTGATTGCGTTGTCGGCCGTTCTCTTTCGAGAGGTGCCTGCCAGCTTTATGCCAGACGAGGATCAAGGTCGTTTCTTTGTGGATTTAGAACTGGCAGATGGTTCTACGGTGGCGCGCTCGAAGGCGATTGTTGACCGTGCCGCACGCTTAGTTAAAACGCATCCAGCAGTGGATTATGTCTTCAGCCTTGCGGGTGAGAGTAAGCGATCTGGTGGCAATGAAGGCTCGGGCACCTTAGAGGTGGTGCTGAAAGATTGGGAGCAACGTGCGGAAGCAGGTTACACCGTGGAGCAAGTGATCGCGGAACTATCTCCGCAGCTAGAAAGCTTTGTAGAAGTTAGCGTGCGCACGTTTACACCGCCGGCGATCGCGGGGTTGGGCACAGGTAGTGGTGTTGAAATGGAGTTGCAGGATCGTTCTGGCACAAATGCCGAGGGGCTTGCGGCGATGGCTGAGGCGCTAATTGATGTGGTTGAAAAGAATCCAGCCGTGGAGGAAATCTCAAGTTCAATCAAATCCGAGGTGCCTTTGCTTGAACTCTCGGTGGATCGTTCGCGGGCAAAAGCTCTGGGTGTGCCGCTGAAGGATATTTATAGCACGATGAATGACTATACCGGTTCTTCGTCGGTGAATGACCTAAATCTGTTCGGCCGTGTCTATCGAGTCTATATGCAGGCTGAAAGTGAGTATCGTGATCGAGTGGAGTCGCTTGATTTATACCATGTGCGCTCTGCGTCGGGTGCAATGGTGCCGATCAATGTGGTCTCAGACTTGGCCTATTCGACGGGGCCGGCATCGGTTGACCGTTATAATATGTATCAATCCGCTAGTATTTCTGCGGTGCCAGCGAAGGGGTATTCGACCGGAAATGTGTTGGATGCCATCGAAGCCGGTATGGAGGAAGTGCAAACGCCAGGCTTTGGCTACGAGTGGACTGGGGTGACGCTGCAGGAGGTGAAGTCCTCGGGGCAGACTGTGATTGCCGTCGCGCTGGCGCTGACTTTTGTCTTTCTCTTTCTATCTGCCTTGTATGAGAGTTGGACGGTGCCGATGGCAGTGCTGCTGATTGCGCCGATTGCGTTTTGCGGAGCGCTGGTAGCCGTGTGGTTACGAGGATTAGATAATAATTTGTTCTTTCAGATAGCCTTGATCTCGTTGATCGGTTTGGCGGCGAAAAACTCGATTCTAATCGTTGAGTTTAGTTATGACCTTTACCAAAAGGGGCGTGATCCTGTGGATGCCGCCATTGAAGGCGCGCGCTTGCGCTTTCGTCCGATTTTAATGACGGCCTTTGCGTTTATTGTGGGAGTCTTACCGTTGGTCCTGTCGCAAGGGCCGGGTTCGATGGCACGTAAGAGTTTGTCGACTCCTTCGTTTGGAGGAATGATTTTTGCCAGCACGATTGGTATCTTGTTGGTGCCGCTGTTCTTTGTGTCTGTGATCCGATTGAGTGAATGGATGCGAGGTGGACGTTTAAAACCGGTTGGTGCAGATTCAGCCGTAGAAGAGGAGGAGGTTTCCAATGAGGTTTAA
- a CDS encoding Hpt domain-containing protein, with protein MSQEFDIPGVDFDQSIPAMDREQIDMLLMVDDSEDDSCALVRELFDLFKGESVGKLLELSDVCAANDADELRKIVHFIAGSAGNLGLSYLSGFYRSIEQALDAGTLTELSPCEKPIRIAFTDACEAFSSEFKV; from the coding sequence ATGTCCCAAGAATTTGATATCCCCGGAGTGGATTTTGATCAGTCGATCCCCGCGATGGATCGCGAGCAAATCGACATGTTGCTGATGGTTGATGATAGTGAGGATGACTCGTGCGCCTTAGTGCGTGAGTTGTTTGATCTCTTTAAGGGAGAAAGTGTCGGCAAACTATTGGAGTTGAGCGATGTTTGTGCTGCGAATGACGCTGACGAATTGCGGAAGATCGTTCACTTTATCGCTGGGAGTGCTGGTAATCTCGGCCTCTCTTACTTGTCAGGGTTTTACCGTAGCATTGAACAAGCGCTTGATGCGGGGACGCTGACAGAGCTATCGCCTTGCGAGAAGCCGATTCGTATCGCATTTACCGATGCGTGTGAAGCATTTAGCTCTGAATTTAAAGTCTAG
- a CDS encoding efflux transporter outer membrane subunit, which translates to MRFKYCIPLISLWLGGCMIGPDYEKPTESSLQVPEHYYVEDGASDDASLSEDSLALKEWRSVYKDPFLVGLIREALDENLDMAAAQSRLRQAYELIGVSRAALFPWLDGDLNSNAEQATGSHETDETYTAAGLLSWELDVWGIQRREIEAAQAQAIQAELDVNAVQVSLIGTIAVQYFNLLSIDHQLSVTQSTIDTRREALRILELRKESGVISGVEVSQAEVSLAQAERKLPELKQAQLEIETILSVLLGRAPGEIVRGELLMDIEVPDELPVGMPSDLLLRRPDVRGAEMAMVAANAKVGIAEGRFYPRFKLTGEFGYESDKLGDLLDSGTDFFDFDANMTAPIFNAGANKANLAAEKEAYEQSLISYKKIVLNALQEVSNVLSGYQQAQLQEAADRKLLVAAQKYNRLALLQYRGGVLGYIDVLDAQRQLFDAQLSVTQSRRDRLRALAALYRVLGGGWDPQSVAVK; encoded by the coding sequence ATGAGGTTTAAGTATTGCATCCCGTTGATTTCCTTGTGGCTAGGAGGGTGCATGATTGGCCCAGATTATGAGAAGCCTACCGAGAGTTCGCTACAGGTGCCTGAGCATTACTATGTTGAGGACGGTGCTTCGGATGATGCCTCGCTGAGTGAGGATAGTTTGGCGCTGAAAGAGTGGCGATCGGTGTATAAAGATCCGTTTTTGGTTGGACTGATTCGAGAGGCTTTGGATGAGAATTTGGATATGGCCGCGGCGCAATCGCGCTTGCGTCAGGCGTATGAATTAATCGGAGTGTCACGTGCAGCCCTCTTTCCTTGGTTGGATGGGGATTTGAATTCGAATGCGGAGCAAGCAACGGGCTCGCATGAAACCGATGAGACTTATACGGCCGCGGGGCTATTGAGTTGGGAGCTGGATGTGTGGGGGATACAGCGACGAGAGATTGAAGCGGCTCAGGCACAGGCGATTCAAGCCGAGCTCGATGTCAATGCGGTGCAGGTGTCGTTGATTGGCACGATTGCGGTGCAGTATTTTAACTTGTTAAGTATCGATCATCAATTGAGCGTCACGCAGTCGACGATTGATACGCGCCGAGAAGCGCTGCGCATTTTAGAGCTTCGTAAGGAAAGTGGCGTTATTTCTGGTGTTGAAGTGAGTCAGGCGGAAGTGTCGTTGGCTCAGGCAGAGCGCAAACTTCCTGAGTTGAAGCAGGCGCAGCTTGAGATCGAAACGATACTGAGCGTGTTGCTCGGGCGCGCGCCTGGGGAGATTGTGCGCGGTGAGTTGTTGATGGATATCGAGGTGCCCGACGAATTACCAGTCGGTATGCCGAGTGATTTACTGCTGCGGCGTCCTGATGTGCGCGGTGCTGAAATGGCGATGGTTGCAGCCAATGCGAAAGTTGGTATTGCGGAGGGGCGTTTTTATCCCCGCTTCAAACTGACAGGGGAGTTCGGCTATGAAAGCGATAAGCTTGGAGACCTGTTGGATAGTGGCACCGACTTTTTCGATTTTGATGCAAACATGACTGCGCCGATCTTTAATGCAGGAGCGAATAAGGCGAACCTCGCTGCCGAGAAAGAGGCGTATGAGCAGAGCCTGATCAGCTATAAAAAAATCGTGCTGAATGCGCTGCAAGAGGTCAGTAATGTGCTCAGTGGTTATCAACAGGCTCAACTACAGGAGGCCGCGGATCGTAAGTTGCTCGTTGCCGCGCAGAAGTATAATCGTCTGGCATTACTGCAGTATCGCGGTGGTGTGCTCGGCTATATCGATGTGCTAGATGCCCAACGCCAACTCTTCGATGCGCAGCTTTCAGTCACCCAGTCGCGTCGAGATCGTTTGCGGGCGCTCGCTGCATTGTATCGAGTGCTTGGCGGAGGCTGGGATCCGCAGAGTGTTGCAGTTAAATAG
- a CDS encoding sodium-dependent transporter translates to MVKKIKESWSSRLGVILAVAGSAVGLGNFLRFPGQAAEYGGGAFMLAYFISFIIIGLPICWAEWTMGRMGGQGGFNSTPGIFNYITRNPAFKYIGIIGVLIPVIIYMYYVYIEAWCLGYAVNFLVSDMSFSAVSESSDFWGGFIGVQENGSALGFGLKQVGFYLILVFILNFILIYRGLSKGIELFCKFAMPTLAIIAVIILVRVLTLGTPNPELPHRNVSNGLGFMWNPVKNVVEIKDESGNWVKDHEIVDQEKLNAALATAQKTGTTRVTRITVTQQLMNPQLWLAAAGQIFFSLSVGFGVIITYSSYLTKKDDVILSGLAAASANEFFEVGLGGLITLPAAVTFLGVAGVAGMGTFGLGFNVLPMVFANMPLGGLFGALFFFLLFLAAVTSSLSMLQPGISFLEEALKINRKQSVVLLGMITVVGCGFVVYFSEGVKALDTMDFWIGTFLIFALSTVQIIIFGWILGIEKGFELAHQGSAIRIPSAFKFIMKYVSPLFLIVIFAMWIATNVFGLNFQTGETEYSAYVRDLFIEPNTVAWLTICLIGSVAALFGFIAFLNPDYKKLTKKD, encoded by the coding sequence ATGGTTAAAAAAATTAAAGAATCTTGGAGTTCCCGTTTGGGAGTCATTCTCGCTGTAGCCGGCAGCGCCGTCGGCTTAGGTAATTTCCTCCGCTTCCCCGGACAAGCAGCTGAATACGGCGGGGGCGCCTTCATGCTCGCCTACTTCATCTCCTTTATCATCATAGGCTTACCCATTTGTTGGGCAGAATGGACAATGGGACGGATGGGCGGTCAAGGTGGCTTCAACTCCACTCCAGGCATCTTTAATTACATCACGCGCAATCCTGCCTTTAAATACATTGGCATCATCGGCGTGCTGATTCCCGTCATCATCTACATGTATTATGTTTACATAGAGGCTTGGTGCCTTGGGTATGCGGTCAATTTCCTCGTCAGCGACATGTCATTTTCCGCGGTCAGTGAATCGAGCGATTTCTGGGGCGGCTTTATAGGAGTCCAAGAAAACGGCAGCGCCCTGGGATTTGGGCTTAAGCAAGTCGGCTTCTACCTGATCCTAGTCTTTATTCTCAATTTCATCCTGATCTACCGTGGACTCTCAAAGGGCATCGAGCTGTTTTGCAAGTTTGCCATGCCAACCCTCGCAATCATCGCAGTCATCATCTTAGTGCGCGTGCTGACGCTTGGCACACCCAACCCTGAGCTACCACACCGCAATGTTAGCAACGGCCTAGGTTTCATGTGGAATCCGGTTAAAAACGTGGTAGAAATCAAAGATGAGTCGGGCAATTGGGTCAAAGACCATGAAATCGTCGACCAAGAAAAGCTCAACGCTGCCCTTGCCACAGCCCAAAAGACAGGCACCACACGTGTGACGCGTATTACCGTCACTCAACAGCTCATGAATCCACAGCTCTGGCTCGCCGCAGCTGGGCAGATTTTCTTCTCACTCTCCGTGGGCTTCGGCGTCATTATCACCTATTCGAGCTACCTAACAAAAAAGGACGATGTCATCCTCAGTGGTTTGGCAGCCGCCAGCGCAAACGAATTTTTCGAAGTGGGACTCGGCGGCCTCATTACGCTGCCTGCGGCAGTGACCTTCCTTGGCGTTGCTGGTGTGGCAGGCATGGGCACCTTCGGCCTCGGATTTAATGTGCTACCTATGGTATTTGCAAATATGCCATTAGGTGGGCTATTTGGCGCGCTATTCTTCTTCCTACTATTCCTCGCTGCTGTCACCAGCTCGCTCTCAATGCTGCAACCAGGCATCTCATTTCTCGAGGAAGCCCTAAAGATCAACCGCAAGCAGTCCGTCGTGTTGCTCGGGATGATCACGGTGGTGGGGTGCGGCTTCGTCGTGTATTTCAGCGAGGGCGTGAAAGCACTCGATACGATGGACTTCTGGATCGGAACTTTCCTAATCTTCGCTCTATCGACCGTGCAGATTATCATTTTCGGCTGGATACTAGGCATCGAAAAAGGCTTTGAGCTTGCCCATCAAGGCTCTGCCATACGAATTCCGAGCGCATTTAAATTCATCATGAAATACGTCAGCCCGCTCTTTCTCATTGTGATTTTCGCGATGTGGATCGCCACGAATGTGTTCGGGCTCAACTTCCAAACTGGCGAAACAGAATACAGCGCCTACGTTCGAGACCTATTCATCGAGCCAAATACCGTCGCTTGGCTGACAATCTGCCTCATCGGCTCCGTCGCGGCTTTGTTTGGGTTTATCGCATTTCTCAACCCAGACTACAAAAAACTCACGAAAAAGGACTAA
- a CDS encoding D-2-hydroxyacid dehydrogenase: MKIVVLDAGTLDFEDTAWLALRELGDVQLYASTPADAATIQARICEADVVFTNKVVLRAEALKAAAQLKFIGVLATGYNVVDVEAATQLGQTVCNVPTYGTATTAQHAVALILELCNHVGQQSISVHAGDWVRSELFSYWQQAPRELAAMTVGIVGFGTIGRRVAAALHAMGAKVIASARTERNAPDYEGFEWASNETIFERADLVSLHCPETPENTGFVNAELLATMKPEAMIVNTARGGLVCEASLAAALRSGTLAGAALDVLRQEPMPADCPLLGAPNCLITPHVAWASEPARRRLLATSVENLRQFLAGQPVNVVSA; the protein is encoded by the coding sequence ATGAAGATTGTTGTGCTTGATGCTGGAACTTTGGATTTTGAAGATACTGCTTGGTTGGCGCTTCGCGAATTAGGCGATGTGCAGCTTTATGCATCGACACCAGCAGATGCGGCGACGATTCAGGCGCGCATCTGCGAGGCTGACGTCGTGTTTACAAATAAGGTAGTGCTCCGTGCTGAGGCGCTCAAGGCTGCGGCACAGTTGAAATTTATCGGCGTATTAGCGACTGGCTACAATGTTGTCGATGTGGAGGCCGCGACGCAGCTGGGGCAGACGGTCTGCAACGTGCCGACCTACGGCACAGCTACGACCGCGCAACATGCGGTGGCTCTGATTCTTGAGCTGTGTAACCACGTCGGACAGCAAAGCATCTCGGTGCATGCTGGGGATTGGGTGCGTAGTGAGCTTTTCTCATATTGGCAGCAAGCTCCGCGTGAGCTGGCTGCGATGACGGTTGGAATTGTCGGATTCGGCACGATCGGGCGCCGAGTGGCTGCAGCGCTACATGCCATGGGTGCTAAGGTGATCGCTTCGGCACGCACCGAGCGTAACGCGCCTGACTATGAGGGCTTTGAATGGGCGAGCAACGAGACGATTTTTGAGCGTGCGGATTTGGTGAGTCTACATTGTCCCGAGACGCCTGAGAATACCGGTTTTGTAAATGCGGAGCTGCTGGCGACCATGAAGCCTGAAGCAATGATCGTGAATACCGCGCGCGGTGGACTGGTTTGCGAAGCGTCGCTCGCGGCAGCTCTACGCAGTGGGACGCTTGCGGGCGCTGCGCTCGACGTGCTCCGTCAGGAGCCGATGCCGGCTGATTGTCCCTTGTTGGGCGCACCGAATTGTTTGATTACGCCGCATGTGGCATGGGCGAGTGAGCCTGCGCGCCGACGTCTGTTGGCGACATCGGTTGAGAACTTGCGCCAGTTCTTGGCGGGGCAGCCTGTGAACGTGGTTTCGGCGTGA
- a CDS encoding glycosyltransferase family 4 protein, whose product MKVLILTALYPPLGASGHDDRCRQVVEALSKSGHKLQVLTSDYRLPPMGVLGEKGVYRQLQLHDAKDLENAADAPFREKYEYELAQARVLYKRIERFQPDVVYVWNVSGVSKSLLFTLQEQGTPLVYDLHNDWCKAEVFDRDPWIQWWQGSRALGTKCYQFYLKMIGAARRHLRNLPVGQVNELDLSNGYLASESLREQLKAAGLEQAAALPVLYPALDANHLTFKFSYEPARKFVWAGRLNAEKAPAVALRAVGVLKDRGVNVSLDFYGKGEPSDRKAMRSLINSSGLSASVRMIGIRPGELAAKYAAYDALLFTSHCNDPFPITPLEAMMSGLPTILSRDGGIKEIAEDGETALLYEAGDAEALADAMQRMMALQDGGAAMAKKCMERLQAQHSLDTVASRIEALLFASVKS is encoded by the coding sequence GTGAAGGTTCTAATTTTAACAGCTTTATATCCACCGCTAGGTGCCAGTGGACACGATGATCGTTGCCGTCAGGTCGTTGAAGCGTTGTCAAAAAGTGGGCATAAGCTTCAGGTGCTGACTTCGGATTATCGTTTGCCGCCGATGGGGGTGTTAGGTGAGAAGGGTGTCTACCGGCAGTTGCAGTTGCATGATGCGAAGGATCTTGAGAATGCTGCGGATGCGCCTTTCAGGGAGAAGTATGAGTATGAACTCGCGCAGGCTCGGGTGTTGTATAAGCGGATTGAACGCTTTCAGCCGGACGTGGTTTATGTATGGAATGTGAGTGGGGTGTCGAAGTCGCTCTTATTTACTCTACAGGAGCAGGGCACGCCGCTCGTCTATGATTTGCACAATGATTGGTGTAAAGCTGAAGTGTTTGATCGTGACCCGTGGATCCAATGGTGGCAGGGGAGTCGAGCCCTAGGCACGAAGTGCTACCAATTCTATTTAAAAATGATTGGCGCGGCGCGGCGACACTTGCGGAACCTTCCAGTTGGGCAGGTGAATGAACTAGATTTGTCGAATGGTTACTTAGCAAGTGAGAGTTTACGTGAGCAATTAAAGGCCGCTGGCTTGGAGCAAGCGGCCGCGCTGCCAGTGCTTTATCCAGCATTGGATGCGAATCATTTGACATTTAAGTTTAGCTACGAGCCTGCACGGAAGTTCGTGTGGGCGGGGCGCTTGAATGCCGAGAAGGCTCCGGCTGTTGCACTGCGAGCGGTCGGCGTGTTGAAGGATCGCGGTGTTAATGTCTCGTTGGATTTTTATGGTAAGGGTGAGCCGTCTGACCGAAAGGCGATGCGTAGTTTGATTAACTCCTCAGGGCTCAGTGCTTCGGTGCGGATGATTGGAATTCGTCCAGGCGAGTTGGCCGCGAAGTATGCGGCGTATGATGCCTTGTTGTTTACTAGTCATTGCAATGATCCATTTCCGATAACGCCACTGGAGGCGATGATGTCTGGCTTGCCGACGATTTTATCGCGCGATGGTGGTATAAAAGAAATTGCCGAAGATGGCGAGACCGCTCTGCTCTATGAGGCAGGTGATGCGGAGGCGCTGGCGGATGCGATGCAGCGTATGATGGCTCTGCAGGATGGTGGAGCTGCGATGGCAAAGAAATGCATGGAAAGATTGCAAGCTCAGCATTCGCTCGATACTGTAGCCTCTCGAATCGAAGCACTCCTTTTTGCTTCGGTTAAGTCGTGA